A genomic region of Miscanthus floridulus cultivar M001 chromosome 3, ASM1932011v1, whole genome shotgun sequence contains the following coding sequences:
- the LOC136545557 gene encoding protein LURP-one-related 10-like yields the protein MMAAPYYGGPAPGAAAAAAPAPVAVVSPQFCAPYVVPLTVTKKAISLSDGDFTVTDANGAVVLRVKGAIFSVRHRRVLLDAAGQPILSMQEKVFSMHNRWEVFRGDSSNASDLLFTAKKSSIIQLKTEMDIFLASNTAQQVCDFKIKGSYFDRSCAFYLGDSNNMIAQMNRQFTVSNVLLGKDTFGVTVFPHVDFVFIAALVVILDEIHRERSD from the exons ATGATGGCGGCGCCCTACTACGGAGGCCCTGCgccgggagcggcggcggcggcggcgccggccccTGTGGCGGTGGTGTCCCCGCAGTTCTGCGCGCCGTACGTGGTGCCCCTGACGGTGACCAAGAAGGCCATCAGCCTCTCCGACGGCGACTTCACCGTCACCGACGCCAACGGCGCCGTTGTGCTGCGGGTCAAGGGCGCCATCTTCAGCGTCCGCCACCGCCGCGTCCTCCTCGACGCCGCCGGCCAGCCCATCCTCTCCATGCAGGAGAAG GTATTCAGCATGCACAACAGGTGGGAGGTCTTCAGAGGGGATAGCTCGAACGCAAGTGATTTGCTCTTCACCGCGAAGAAATCTTCAATCATCCAACTGAAGACAGAGATGGATATCTTCCTGGCTTCCAACACCGCGCAGCAGGTGTGCGATTTCAAGATCAAGGGCAGCTACTTCGACAGGTCGTGCGCCTTCTATCTTGGCGACTCCAACAACATGATTGCTCAG ATGAACCGTCAGTTTACTGTCTCGAATGTACTGCTTGGAAAGGACACGTTCGGTGTTACCGTGTTCCCACATGTTGACTTCGTGTTCATCGCAGCTCTCGTTGTGATACTGGATGAGATTCATAGGGAACGATCCGACTGA